Sequence from the bacterium genome:
ACGCTTGGGGCATCAGCTCTAAAAAACTGAGCAACAAGAAATTGGTGAACTCTTTGCTTAAAGACGTATCTAAGGTTTGTAAAATGAGAATTATCGGCGGGCCCCTGGTAGTCCAGGGCGTGGACGACAACCCCGGGATTTCGGGATTCTGCATTATTGATTTTTCTCACATCTCGATTCACACCTTTTCTAATCCCAGAGAGGTTTGCGTTGACATTTTTTCCTGCAAGCCCTTTAATCCGGAAGAAGTGAAAACCTACCTCTTAAAAGAACTGAAAGTCAGCCAGAAAAATCTTTTCTTTTTCCAGGTCAATTATCCTAGCCGGCCGAAAATCTCTTCGGCGAGGATATCTTTTGCCTCAAGTCGTTCTCGGAAACTGCAGACGGTTAACGCTGTCAGAGAGGCGTAGGGGGGATTTAATAAAAATTTACTCTCATGTCGAAATCCAATCCTTATTTAAAGGAAAAGCTTAAAACTATCGAGGTGGGCAAGAAAACTGTTTCTGAGCTTTTGGATGCCATGGCAGACACCGGTTTTCAGGGAAGAAAACTCGGGGAAGTCGCTCAGGTTTGGGAAAAGATGATAAAAGACAAAGACCTGACGATTATAATGGGATATGCCGCTTCCTTGAGCACGACCGGCCAGTGGCAGATAATTAATTGGCTGATTGAAAACAGGTTTATCGATGTTTTGGTTGGCACCGGCGCCAACCTTTCAGAAGACATTGTCGAGGCCATGGGTTACTCTTATTGGAAGGGCAGCCACTTGGTTGACGACGTCAAATTATTAAAAACTGACATTAACCGTTATTACGACGTTTTCGGCCTGGAAACCGATTATATGGAAATGACGGAGATGATTGCCGATTTCTATGTCAAAAACCTTAAACCAGATTATCCCTATTCTTCCAGGGAGATTTTTTATCTTTTTGGCAAGTGGCTCTGGAAAAAGAACATTAAGAGTATTGTTGCAAATGCCGCAAAATATGGAGTGCCGGTTTTTTGCCCGGCTATTGTTGACAGTCCCTACGGCGACGCTGGCCTTATTGCCAAGTCCAAGGGCTTCAATCTGATCATCGACAACATGAAAGACTATATTGAATTTATGGGTCTCGGCCAAGAGATTAAGGATTCAGGAGTCATCTATATTGGCGGCGGCGTGCCCAAAGACTTTATTCAGCTTTTGGCTGTGACGGCCGATCTTCTCTATCCTGAAAGGGCTATTCCGGGCAGGAAGTGCGAGGTTTTCCGGGCCGAAAGAAAAGGGAAAAAACAAGAATTGGTGGAAACCTATTATCCCCACAAGTACGCTTTGCAGATTACCACCGACGCTCCGCAGTGGGGCGGGCTTTCAGGATGCACCTTTGAAGAGGCAACATCTTGGGGAAAGGAGAAAGTTGGAGCTCCCAAGGTTCAGTGCTATTGCGACGCCACTATTGCTTTACCCTTGGTTTCTCACGCCCTTTTTGAAAAAGTAAAGAAAAAGAGAAAAGGAAAAGATTTTTCTTCTGTTTTTAAATCGTAAGAAAGGCATAAAATGAAACTTCCTCTTTATCCGACCCCTGAGCCTTATAACTTTGGAGGGTTGGAAAATCAAAGCTACGAAAAAGCCAAGGTAGTTGTTTTTCCCGTTCCCTACGAGGCCACTACCTATTATATAGGAGGAACCAAGGAGGGACCGAAAGCGGTTATCGACGCCTCCAGGCATATGGAGCTTTATGACATTGAATTGAAGAGAGACGTGAGCCAGATCGGGATTTTTACCCTGCCAGAACTCGTCTGCTCCAAAAATTCTCCCCAAGAGGCGGTTCGGGATATAAAAAAAGTCGTTTCCCGGCTTTTAGCAGATAAAAAATTCATTTTGATGCTCGGCGGAGAGCATACG
This genomic interval carries:
- a CDS encoding S-adenosylmethionine decarboxylase, yielding MITQRFHYIFDAWGISSKKLSNKKLVNSLLKDVSKVCKMRIIGGPLVVQGVDDNPGISGFCIIDFSHISIHTFSNPREVCVDIFSCKPFNPEEVKTYLLKELKVSQKNLFFFQVNYPSRPKISSARISFASSRSRKLQTVNAVREA
- a CDS encoding deoxyhypusine synthase family protein, which translates into the protein MSKSNPYLKEKLKTIEVGKKTVSELLDAMADTGFQGRKLGEVAQVWEKMIKDKDLTIIMGYAASLSTTGQWQIINWLIENRFIDVLVGTGANLSEDIVEAMGYSYWKGSHLVDDVKLLKTDINRYYDVFGLETDYMEMTEMIADFYVKNLKPDYPYSSREIFYLFGKWLWKKNIKSIVANAAKYGVPVFCPAIVDSPYGDAGLIAKSKGFNLIIDNMKDYIEFMGLGQEIKDSGVIYIGGGVPKDFIQLLAVTADLLYPERAIPGRKCEVFRAERKGKKQELVETYYPHKYALQITTDAPQWGGLSGCTFEEATSWGKEKVGAPKVQCYCDATIALPLVSHALFEKVKKKRKGKDFSSVFKS